In Salinibaculum sp. SYNS191, the genomic window TCGCCGTAGGACTTGCGCATGTCGCGGGCGTCGATGGCCGCTGTCATTGCCCGGAGTGAACCGCCACGGGGGGTTAAGACCGTCGTACTCCCCGCGGCGTGTCAGTCCTCGCCACGGACGACGTCGGTCAGCGTGGCGTGCTCCTGGCGGGTGCCGACGGCCACCAGAATGTCCCCGCCCGCGAGTTCGAAGTCCGGTCCGGGGTTCGAGACTGTCTCGTCGCCGCGCTGGACGGCGATGACCGACGCGCCGGTCCGGTTGCGGATGTCACAGCCTTCCAGCGTCGACCCGGCGACCGGCGAGTCGTCGGGAATATCTATCCACTCGATGATGTCCTCGCCCAGCGGCACCGACAGCGACTGCGTGTCGACCGTCTCGAAGAAGGCCCCTTCCAGGATGGAGCCGAGCGTGTTCGCCTGTTCGCCGTTGAGGTCGAGAATCTTCTGCCCGTCCGCGTCCGGCCCGTCGCGGCGGAACAGTTCACAGCGCCCGTCGTGGTGCAGGACGACGACGAGGCGCTTGTCACCGGTGAGTTCCAGTTCGTACTTCTGGCCCACCCCTGGAACCTCGCTCTCGTAGACCTTCATACCGGAAGTGAGCGACGCGGCACCTTCAAGATGTGGTCAGGACCCGTCCCGCAGGGCCGGCGTCTCGCCCGGCAGCAGGTTCTCGAACGCGCCCGAGAACTGCATCAGCGTCGTGCCCAGCAGACTCATCACCAGCACGTAGCCGACGGTCGCGGCGTAGATGGTGTCGGCCGTGCCGGCCGGCAGCGTCGACCCCGCACCGGTCAGCGCGAGCGTGGCGATGATGAGCGAGAACTCCCCGCGGGTGACCATCGCCAGCCCGACCCGCAGCGAGCGGCGGTCCGAAAGGCCGTAGGCGCGCCCGCCGTAGAAGCCGCTGACGAGCTTTGCCGGCGTCGTCACCGCGACGGCGGCGAGGACGAGCAGCGCGACGTCGGGGAACAGGAACGGGTCGGTGACGAGGCCGATCCAGAAGAAGAAGACGCCGGCGAAGACGTCCCGGAGGCCGGTGAGTTCCCGCTCCAGGTCCTGGACGTGACTGGTGGCGCTGAAGGCCATCCCGACGAAGAAGGCGGCGACGGCCTCGCTGACGCCGACGGCCAGCGCCACGCCGGCGACGAGGACGGTCACCCCGACGGCGCGGACGACCAGGTACTCCGCGACGTTCGTATCGAGCAGGCGCTCGAAGACGGGACTGCCGACGGCGACGAGGGCCAGCAGGAGGACGATAAAGCCCAGCGCGATGCCGACGGACTGGGCGGCGGTGGCGAGGTCGCTGCCGCCGGCGACCAGCGCGGAGACGACGGCGAGGTAGACGGCGATGACGAGGTCCTCGAAGACCAGCGTGCCCAGCAGCGGGCCGCTCTCGGGGTTGGCAATCCAGCCGAGGTCGAGCAGCGTCTTCGTGATGATGGCCGACGAGGAGATGTAGACGACGCCCGCGGCGAGCAGGGCGGGCAGCAGCGAGCCAAAGAGGACCCAGCCGAGGCCGAACCCGACCCCGAAGTTGACGCCGAAGTCGATGAGCCCGGCCGTGCCGATGCGTCGCCGGTCGGCCAGCAGGCGCTCCAGGTTGAACTCGATGCCCAGAAAGAAGAGCAAGAAGACGATGCCCAGTTCCGCGCCGACGGAGACGAACGTGGAGTTCGACACCGACAGCGAGAGGACGCGCCCGGCGACGAACTCGTTGAGCGCGATGCCGGAGAGGATGTAGAACGGAATCGAGGAGAGCCCGAGCCGGCTGGCGGCGAGGCCGACGATGGCCAGCGCCGCGAACATCACGCCGACTTCCAGCAGGAGCGTCTTCGCCATCTGTGTACTACGCGGTCAGAGCGGTGACGCGACGGTGCGACCGGCCGTGGCGCGCGCTCACTGGCCGAGCCGTTTGCGGCTGATGCTCACGCCCGCTGGCGTGATGAGCAGCTGGTCGTCGTCCTTCTGGACGATGTCGCCGCCGACCTCGCGGGCGACCTGCTTGAGTTCGTCCGTGATGTGCTCCATCGTCCGGTCCTTGGTGGTGTGGCGCGTGATGTCCGCGACGACGATGTCGCCGTCGTAGACGGCGTCCTTGATGTCGATGACGTCGGACTTGTCGCCGATGTTCGCGATGCGGACCTGCCGGTCTGACTCGACGTCGTCGACGGCCAGGTCGCCGGCCTCCAGCTCGATGTAGTCCCCGGTCTGACGGGTGCCGCCCGAGTCACCGAGGATTTTGCTCATGAGTCCCATACCTACCGCCCCGTCTGGCAGCCGTTTAGCTCTTACGTCAGACGCGGCCGCTCGCGGCGGGCAAAGGCCGGAACCGACCGGCGCGGCGGCCGACTCAGACAGACAGTTCGAAGAGGTCGTCGCCGACGTGGTGCAGCGAGTCGACGACCCGGCCCTCGGAGCCGACCATATCGTCGCCGTCGGTCAGCGCGCGGCCGACAGCCAGGAACTTGCCGTGGCCCTCCTCGTTGATGACGAGCAGGTCGCCCTCGGCGATGTCGTCGTCGGCATCGACGATGCCGGGGCGCATCACGTCCGCGCCGTCGGA contains:
- the sepF gene encoding cell division protein SepF, giving the protein MGLMSKILGDSGGTRQTGDYIELEAGDLAVDDVESDRQVRIANIGDKSDVIDIKDAVYDGDIVVADITRHTTKDRTMEHITDELKQVAREVGGDIVQKDDDQLLITPAGVSISRKRLGQ
- a CDS encoding cation:proton antiporter regulatory subunit, yielding MKVYESEVPGVGQKYELELTGDKRLVVVLHHDGRCELFRRDGPDADGQKILDLNGEQANTLGSILEGAFFETVDTQSLSVPLGEDIIEWIDIPDDSPVAGSTLEGCDIRNRTGASVIAVQRGDETVSNPGPDFELAGGDILVAVGTRQEHATLTDVVRGED
- a CDS encoding cation:proton antiporter — protein: MAKTLLLEVGVMFAALAIVGLAASRLGLSSIPFYILSGIALNEFVAGRVLSLSVSNSTFVSVGAELGIVFLLFFLGIEFNLERLLADRRRIGTAGLIDFGVNFGVGFGLGWVLFGSLLPALLAAGVVYISSSAIITKTLLDLGWIANPESGPLLGTLVFEDLVIAVYLAVVSALVAGGSDLATAAQSVGIALGFIVLLLALVAVGSPVFERLLDTNVAEYLVVRAVGVTVLVAGVALAVGVSEAVAAFFVGMAFSATSHVQDLERELTGLRDVFAGVFFFWIGLVTDPFLFPDVALLVLAAVAVTTPAKLVSGFYGGRAYGLSDRRSLRVGLAMVTRGEFSLIIATLALTGAGSTLPAGTADTIYAATVGYVLVMSLLGTTLMQFSGAFENLLPGETPALRDGS